The nucleotide window AAAATCGAAAGGTAAACTATTAAATAAGCCGATTTTTTATGATAAAATCAGTAAATAAATAGCAAAGAATATTATCAAACTAGAAGGGGGTTTTATAATGCCGAAATGTCAATGTAGGAAATGTGATAGAATATGGTATGGATGGGCAAGAACCAATATCTGCCCAAGCTGTGGTGGTGAGTTATTTCAAATAAAAAGAAATGATTATACAAAGAATGAAGATGAAAATAAGAAAATCAGGCCTGAATTATCCAAGTCCAGATAAATATTCCAATTGTCCCTGTATTCTATGATATAGAAGGGAGGAAACGGTAATGGATAAGAAAAAAGAAAAAGATCTTCATACA belongs to Candidatus Woesearchaeota archaeon and includes:
- a CDS encoding hydrogenase maturation nickel metallochaperone HypA, which produces MPKCQCRKCDRIWYGWARTNICPSCGGELFQIKRNDYTKNEDENKKIRPELSKSR